A stretch of DNA from Gammaproteobacteria bacterium:
CGTCGCATACCGACGCTCCCATTGACGAGAAAAGGGGAGGGTGTTTTCCTGTCAATGCAGGCGTCGCATACCGACGCTCCCATTGACGAGAAAACCGGTTACTCCTTCTTCAGCGGCGCCCATGCGAGCAGCAGCCGCTTCTCGCCCATCCCGTCGAAGGCGACCGTCGCTTCTGCCCGGTCCCCGGAGCCAACGATTCGCCGTACGATCCCGGGCCCCCACTTGTCGTGGCGGACCCGGTCGCCGATCGTCAGATCGAGCACGCCAACCGTCTCACGAGGCTTGACCTGCTCTCGATCAGGCCGCCGGCGGCCCCGCTTGATCGTCTCGGTCAGCGAGTCGGGGATCTCGGACAGGAACCGGCTCGGCGGGTTGTAGTTCGTCCCGCCCCACAGCATCCGACTCCAGGCGTTCGTAACGAACAGACGGTCCTGCGCCCTGGTGATACCCACATAACAGAGCCTTCGTTCCTCCTCGAGTTGGTCCGGGTCACCCAGCGACCGCGCGTGGGGGAACACGCCGTCGTCCATGCCGATCAGGAAGATCACCGGGAACTCGAGACCCTTGGCCGTGTGCAGCGTCATCAGCGTTACGGCATCGGTACCCTCTTCGAGTTCGTCGAGGTCCGTGACGAGGCTGATCGACTCGAGGAACAGCTCCAGTCTCCGAAGCCCCGGCAGCTCGTCCCACTCCTCGTCGTCCACCAGCGTTCCCGCGGCGCCGGCCTCGTACTCTTCGGCAACCGACACCAGCTCCCGCAAGTTCTCGACCCGCCCAAGCGCTTCGATCGTCCGCTCCGCCTCCATCTCGGCGAGATACCCGGTCTCGGCCAATACCGCTTCCAACGCAGCCTTCGCCCCATCAGCAGCACGCTCCCGCAGCTCCTCAAGCAGCGCTACGAACTCCTTGATCTGTTTGCGTGCCCGTACGGCCAGGTGCGGCTCATCATCGACGGCGACAAGGGCACCGTGGAAGCTGATCCCGCGCCCTTGCGCGAAACGGTCGACGTGCGCGATCGATGTAGAACCGAGGCCCCGTTTCGGCACATTGATGATCCGCTTGAGGGCCACCTCGTCGTCAGGGTTGACCAGCGCCCGCAGATACGCGAGGACGTCCTTGACCTCCCTGCGTTCGTAGAACTTCACGCCGCCGACCACCTGATATGGGAGGGCGTAACGAACAAACACCTCCTCGAGCACCCTGCTCTGCGCGTTGGTCCGATAGAACACCGCGACGTCGGACGCCGTGTACCCGGCCTCTTCGAGAGAGCCGATCTGCTCGGCTACGAATGCCGCCTCGTCGCGTTCGTCCTCCGCCTGGTAACGGACGACCGGTTCTCCCCGACCGCGGTCCGTCCACAGATGCTTCGGCTTGCGGGCGACGTTGTTGGCGATCACCGAGTTCGCCGCTTCGAGGATCACCTCGGTGGAGCGGTAGTTACGGTCCAGGACCACGACCTTGGCATCCGGGTAGTCCTTCTCGAAGTCGAGGATGTTGCGGATGTCCGCGCCCCGCCACCCATAGATCGACTGGTCGCTGTCGCCGACGACGCACAGGTTCCGGTGACGGGCGGCGAGCTGCTTCACGAGCATGTACTGCGCCCGGTTGGTGTCCTGATACTCGTCGACCATCACGTACTGCCAGCGGCGCTGGTAGTGCTCGAGCACCTCGGGGAACGCGCCGAACAACTCGACGGTGACCTTCAAGAGATCGTCGAAGTCCATTGCGGAGGCCTCCAACAGTCGCTGCTGGTAGAGGCGGTACACGTCTGCGACCTGCTCGTGATAGAACCCGGCACCCTGTGCCTTGTAGGTTTCGAAGTCGATCATCTCGTTCTTCGCGTCCGAGATCGCCGCTCGCATGTTCCGCGGAGGGAACCGTTTCGGGTCCATGTCGAGGTCGCGTATGCACATGGTGACGAGCCGCAGGGCGTCGGCGTCGTCGTAGATGGAGAACCCGGACCGATAGCCGAGTCGATGTGCCTCTCGACGCAGGATCCGGGCACATGCACTGTGGAACGTCGAGATCGTCATCGCCCGCACGCGGGATCCGACCAGCTTCTCGGCCCGGTCGCGCATCTCACCCGCAGCCTTGTTGGTGAACGTGATCGCAAGGATCGACTGTGGGGCTACGCCCATATCGTGGATCAGATGAGCGATTCGGTAGGTGAGCACCCTCGTCTTGCCCGATCCGGCGCCGGCGACGACCAACACCGGTCCTTCGGTGGCCGCCACCGCGTCACGTTGCACCGGGTTCAGGTCGTCGAGCAGCGATATGTCGGTCAGGGAGTGCTCGCGCATGGCATCGATGGTACCCGCGCTCTGTGACAGTCCGACCGGCGACAGGTGACGCCGGCCCGAGGGGCCTCTTCAGAGACCTTCGTGAGCAGATCGCAGTTCCTCTGGGTGACGAGCCAGGGCTTCCGGTCCATCCTCGGGGACACCGGCCAGTGCGATCGTGAAACAGAATCTCGATCCGGTCGGGAACCGGTGTTCGTACCAGAGGTCCCCACCCATGGCTTGCGCGAGCTGCCGGGCAATCGGGAGGCCGAGGCCGATTCCCTGATCCGATCGCGCGTCTCCCTTCGACCGCTGCTCGAAGCGGACGAACATCCGGTCGACTTCTTCGTCCTGAATCCCGGGACCGTTGTCGGACACGACGACGAGGAAGCGACGCCCGTACGGACTGCCCTCGATGAGCACTTGATCGCCGCCGTACTTCACCGCGTTCTCGAATAGATTGCGAAGCACTTGGAACACGCGCCTCCGGTCTGCGTTCACCATGACTCCGCCCGGAATCGCGACGGCCGCCTCTCGTTTCGCCCCGGGGGGACTCACCAGGCTGACCACCTCGTGAGCGAGTGGAGCAAGCTCGAACTCTTCCGGGTGCAGGGGCAGCCTCCCCGCCTGGAGACGAGGAAGCACGAGGATGTCTTCTACCAGTTCGTGAAGGTGCTGCGCCTGATTACGAATGATGTCGAGGAACTCGTCGACTTCTTCCTCCCTGCTCGTACGCCAGGATTCTCTGAGAGCCTCCGCGAAGCCGGCGATAGACGTCAGCGGCGTTCGCAGCTCATGGCTCACCATAGAGACGAATTGGTCCTTCATCTGTCGAGCTCGTTCGGCCGACTCTTTGGCGGCAGCCTCACGTGTGCGAGCTGCCGCGTTCGAGCGGAGCGCCCAGATGACAGCCGCTATCGAAAGCACGACCGCTGTTCCTGCAATGAAGTTCAGCATCTCCCAACACGCCTCATGGGTGGGTTATCGACTGAAAACAGGTCCCGATTGAGGAAAAAGAAAACCCGGGCCGCCCGGCAGTCTTCCCGACCTCGCAGATCGCAGATAGGGGACACTCGAGGCGTCTACCCCTGGGGATCGCCGTAGAGGGACGACAGGCTGAGCCGCGCCTCCTGCTCCAGGAGTTTCTGGTGGTATGAGGCCGAATCGACCACAGCCGCCATGGGGAACTCCACCATCCTCAGCGTGCGGGCCACCTGGGGTGTGAACTGGCCGGCTCGCCGGGAGCCAAGGGCCAGAATCCCCAGAATCTCCCCGCGGGAGCGAAGGCTCATCGCAAAGAACGACGGCCAACCCTGCCCGGAATCCGTCCAACCGAACCCCGGCGGCTCAGCGAACCAGACCCCCATCTCGTCCGGGCTCACCTTCACGGCAGACAGTTGGTCGAGATGCCCTGCTACGAGACGTTTGAACTCGTCGAACTCGCCACGCGAAAGTGTGCTCTCGAGCCGTGCCGCCATCCGCTTCTCCGATGCAAGAGCGATCGCGGCAACGTCGAAGCCGACGAAACGCCGGAGAATCTCCAGCAGTTCGCCGAGGGTTCCGGCGAGGTCCCCTGGACGAGTCGCCATCGTGACGATGTCGTTGATGATCGTCGCGTCGAACAGCTTACGGTCCAGCAGGTCCGTGACTCTCGCCAACACGTCGACGGTGTCGAGTTGTTTGGGTTCTTGATCGCGATTGAGCTCAGAGAGTGCTCTGGTCGCTCTCGCCGATCGGATGGCCCCCACCAGATCCTGACCGAGCGATTCCTTGGTGAGATAGCCGTCCGCACCGGACTTCTCGCTCCAATAGCGGTCTTCGGCAGAATCCGAGGCCGTGAGAATCAGCACGGGGATATGTGCGACCGTGTAGTCCTCCTTGATGAGACGACAGACCACGTAGCCGGTCATCTTCGGCATCTTGATGTCCAGCAGTACGAGATCCGGAAGTTCGGCGTAGAAGGTCTTGATCGCCTCGAAGCCGTCACTCGCGGTGACGACTTCGAACCCAGCCTCGGAGAGAAGGGAGGTGACCACCGCCCGAATGACCGGACTGTCGTCGGCGACGAGAATCTTCACGGACGAACCTCCACCGAACTCCCATTCCTCAAGGCCAGCAGAGAGGCAAGCGTCGACACGAGCAGCCCCTGGCGAAGATCGGATTTGTCGAGATAGGCGTCGACGCCCGCTTCCCACGCTCTCGATTGGTCGGCCGCGGTCGCTACGCCCGAGACCATGACGACCGGAAGCGCAGGGAGGCGCCTGCGGACCGCCTTGACGAGTTCCACACCGTCGGGTCCGGGCATCGCGAAGTCGACCACCAGCGCGTCGAACACCTTGGCTTCGAGTTGCTCCAGGCCCTCCTCGGCGTTGCGGGCCACGACAACGTCATACCCCTGGCTGCCGAGGACCGCAGCGACCAACTGGCGGACACCTCTCGAGTCGTCGACCACCAAGACCCGGGGCCGCTGCCCGTCGGGAATCGGAAGGGCCCGAATCTGGTCGGCCAGTCGATTCGGATCAACGATTGCGACGACCTCGCCGCCGCCCAGCACCGCTGCTCCAGTGAGGAACGGTGCTCCCGCCAGTACCGGGCCGAGACCCTTCACCGCGACCTGTCGTCTCCCGAGCACGTCGGGGACGGTGACCGCCGCTCTCCCCGCCCGAGTGGCCAGCACGACGACCTGTTTCGTCTCCTCGGGAAGCCCCGCGCCGATCGCAGCGGCGAAGGAACTGATCGGGATACGCTTTCCCTGATAGATGAGCTCCATGCGATCCTTGCTGGGCCGAACGTCCGCCCCGGCCGTCGGCACCGTGGCAACGACCGCAGCCGCCGGAATCCCCCAGACTCTCCCCTCGGATCGAAGCAGGACGAGGTCCTGGAACGACCACGACAGCGGCAGCGTCAGCAACAGCGATGTCCCCTTGCCGCGATGCGACTCGATTGTGATCCCGCCGTTGACATGGTCAGCGAGTTCAGCGACCAGGGAGAGACCCACACCGTCTCCGCTCAGATCGGACGCTTCTACAACGGTCGAAAAGCCCGAACGGAACAGCAGCCCGGAAAGATCGGATCCGGCCTCACCCGGATCGATCTCGTGCGCGATGGCAGCATTCCGAACCGCGATCCAGTCGATTCCACGGCCATCGTCCTCCACAGAGATGCGCAACTGACCATCCGAAGCCGCAGCTCTGACGACGATACGACCCGTCGTCGGCTTGCCCGCCTCCGCACGCTCTGCCGGAGACTCGATCCCGTGGTCAACCGCATTGACCACGAGGTGCCGAAGAGGCTCACGCAGATGTTCGAGGATCTGACGATCCACCTCCACGTCCGCGCCGGTGAGTTCCAGATGAACCTCCTTACCGGTTCGCCGAGCCAGATAGTGAACGAACTGCGGGAAGGTCGACGTGATCACCCCGAATCGTTCTGCAACCAGCTCCAGGGCACGATCCTGCAGATCCCGGACTGCGTCGTCCACCGCCTCGACAGCCGACTCCCATCGGGCAGCGAGAGACGCTATCTCTCTCGGATTGCCGGCAGTGAGTCGAAGCGCTCGTACCGCATCGGAGAGGGCGTCCGCATCCAGCCTCGCCTCCGCGGCGCGGTTGATCATCCGATACAGCTTGTTCGTGTCGACTCGGGTGGCCGTACCGATGAGTCCCCGCTCGACCGCCGACAACAGACCGCCGAGATCGGCAGGTGTGGAAGGGTCGTCTGCAGGAGGATCCAACGATTTCGTGGGCTTGGGCTCCGTAACAGTGTCCGGCTTCTTGACGGCTGCAATCGCCGCTTGAAGCTCGGGAGTACCCTCGATCGGATCCGTGTCGAGGGTCGGGACGAGCAATGATGCAGCCTCTTCGAGACACGCTGCCAGATCGGCGATGGCGCCGGCCTGAGCGCCGTCCACAATGGATCGCCATACGAGTTCAAGGACCTCGCCGGCTTCGCCGAGGGCATCGAAACCCATCATCCTCGACGATCCCTTGACGGTATGGGCGTCACGAAACAGCTCAGATGCGTACTTGGGATCAACGCCGCCTTTACTCAGCGCTCGCGCTCCCTCAACCAGGTGTTCGGCCCGTGAGGTGAGTTCCTCACGAAAAATGGCCAACAACTCGGCGTCGCCGCTCAAATCCACTCCAACACCTTCTTCCCGATCACCACGCGTATCGGCTTGCGCAGACACCGACTTGAGGAACGTGTCGGAGACTTCAGCAGTTGTCAGCCGTCGAAGTTCTCCTACTGAAACCGGGTCCTGTGAACCGCTGGAGAGAAGGATCTGGATACATGACTCGCCGAAACTGGGAACTTCACTCCCACTCGATCGTCGCTGGAGGTTTTGAGGAAATGTCGTAGGCGACCCGGTTGACTCCCGGAACCTCGTTGATCACACGGGACGAGATCCGCTCCAGCACCTCGTAGGGCAGACGCGCCCAGTCGGCTGTCATTGCGTCGTCCGACGTCACGGCTCGTACGATGATGGGGTATGCATACGTGCGTCCGTCTCCTTGCACCCCGACTGTTCGCACCGCAGGCAGCACGGCGAATGACTGCCACAACTCCCGATACATCCCCGCGCGACGCACCTCCTCGATAACGATCGCATCGGCAGCCTGCAGTATCGCCAGGCGCTCACGGGTCACCTCCCCGATGATGCGCACGGCCAGGCCGGGGCCGGGGAACGGCTGTCGCCACACGATCTCCTCCGGCAGCCCGAGTTCGGCGCCGATCGCTCGCACCTCGTCTTTGAACAAGTCCCTGAGCGGCTCGACGAGCTCGAATTGCATATCCTCGGGCAGCCCTCCGACGTTGTGGTGACTCTTGATGCGCGCAGCGTCTTTCGTCCCGGACTCGATGATGTCCGGATACAACGTCCCCTGGACGA
This window harbors:
- a CDS encoding response regulator, producing MKILVADDSPVIRAVVTSLLSEAGFEVVTASDGFEAIKTFYAELPDLVLLDIKMPKMTGYVVCRLIKEDYTVAHIPVLILTASDSAEDRYWSEKSGADGYLTKESLGQDLVGAIRSARATRALSELNRDQEPKQLDTVDVLARVTDLLDRKLFDATIINDIVTMATRPGDLAGTLGELLEILRRFVGFDVAAIALASEKRMAARLESTLSRGEFDEFKRLVAGHLDQLSAVKVSPDEMGVWFAEPPGFGWTDSGQGWPSFFAMSLRSRGEILGILALGSRRAGQFTPQVARTLRMVEFPMAAVVDSASYHQKLLEQEARLSLSSLYGDPQG
- a CDS encoding response regulator, with product MDLSGDAELLAIFREELTSRAEHLVEGARALSKGGVDPKYASELFRDAHTVKGSSRMMGFDALGEAGEVLELVWRSIVDGAQAGAIADLAACLEEAASLLVPTLDTDPIEGTPELQAAIAAVKKPDTVTEPKPTKSLDPPADDPSTPADLGGLLSAVERGLIGTATRVDTNKLYRMINRAAEARLDADALSDAVRALRLTAGNPREIASLAARWESAVEAVDDAVRDLQDRALELVAERFGVITSTFPQFVHYLARRTGKEVHLELTGADVEVDRQILEHLREPLRHLVVNAVDHGIESPAERAEAGKPTTGRIVVRAAASDGQLRISVEDDGRGIDWIAVRNAAIAHEIDPGEAGSDLSGLLFRSGFSTVVEASDLSGDGVGLSLVAELADHVNGGITIESHRGKGTSLLLTLPLSWSFQDLVLLRSEGRVWGIPAAAVVATVPTAGADVRPSKDRMELIYQGKRIPISSFAAAIGAGLPEETKQVVVLATRAGRAAVTVPDVLGRRQVAVKGLGPVLAGAPFLTGAAVLGGGEVVAIVDPNRLADQIRALPIPDGQRPRVLVVDDSRGVRQLVAAVLGSQGYDVVVARNAEEGLEQLEAKVFDALVVDFAMPGPDGVELVKAVRRRLPALPVVMVSGVATAADQSRAWEAGVDAYLDKSDLRQGLLVSTLASLLALRNGSSVEVRP
- the pcrA gene encoding DNA helicase PcrA; the protein is MREHSLTDISLLDDLNPVQRDAVAATEGPVLVVAGAGSGKTRVLTYRIAHLIHDMGVAPQSILAITFTNKAAGEMRDRAEKLVGSRVRAMTISTFHSACARILRREAHRLGYRSGFSIYDDADALRLVTMCIRDLDMDPKRFPPRNMRAAISDAKNEMIDFETYKAQGAGFYHEQVADVYRLYQQRLLEASAMDFDDLLKVTVELFGAFPEVLEHYQRRWQYVMVDEYQDTNRAQYMLVKQLAARHRNLCVVGDSDQSIYGWRGADIRNILDFEKDYPDAKVVVLDRNYRSTEVILEAANSVIANNVARKPKHLWTDRGRGEPVVRYQAEDERDEAAFVAEQIGSLEEAGYTASDVAVFYRTNAQSRVLEEVFVRYALPYQVVGGVKFYERREVKDVLAYLRALVNPDDEVALKRIINVPKRGLGSTSIAHVDRFAQGRGISFHGALVAVDDEPHLAVRARKQIKEFVALLEELRERAADGAKAALEAVLAETGYLAEMEAERTIEALGRVENLRELVSVAEEYEAGAAGTLVDDEEWDELPGLRRLELFLESISLVTDLDELEEGTDAVTLMTLHTAKGLEFPVIFLIGMDDGVFPHARSLGDPDQLEEERRLCYVGITRAQDRLFVTNAWSRMLWGGTNYNPPSRFLSEIPDSLTETIKRGRRRPDREQVKPRETVGVLDLTIGDRVRHDKWGPGIVRRIVGSGDRAEATVAFDGMGEKRLLLAWAPLKKE